From the genome of Phytohabitans rumicis, one region includes:
- a CDS encoding endonuclease domain-containing protein produces MEGIVTSAGAAVTAVRAVAFAHAAETAQYGPFLADLAIGALARRGPRTRRHPPEVRVLGLARVLAASFGRPACALLLQAPDDLDESEALALVRAAQWLVDCGRLAVWICGESLPAIDWLSEIAVARPGRETVVAGSAPAVSSVRPREPIDENPRPRRERSARRSQRHIVVGKPHPTSRAEVVLEAVLADRAWAAGRAWNHTIRPGPLVNPVRVDLLWKRERCIVEIDGDDHRAAGKYAEDRHRDVMLQLNGYAVLRFTNTQVLDDIENVLALLQQFLANRRRAGKGN; encoded by the coding sequence GTGGAAGGCATCGTGACGTCGGCCGGTGCCGCGGTGACTGCCGTCCGGGCGGTCGCTTTTGCTCATGCCGCCGAAACCGCCCAGTACGGTCCTTTTCTCGCCGACCTGGCGATCGGTGCTCTGGCCAGGCGGGGGCCGCGAACGCGACGGCACCCGCCCGAGGTACGCGTGCTCGGGCTGGCGCGGGTACTCGCGGCCAGCTTCGGGCGGCCGGCCTGTGCGTTGCTCCTGCAGGCACCCGACGATCTCGACGAGAGTGAAGCGCTCGCCCTGGTGCGGGCGGCGCAATGGCTGGTCGACTGTGGTCGGCTCGCGGTGTGGATCTGCGGTGAATCCCTGCCGGCCATCGACTGGTTGTCGGAGATTGCTGTGGCTCGGCCTGGACGGGAGACCGTGGTCGCGGGATCCGCGCCGGCGGTTTCCAGCGTCCGACCCCGAGAGCCGATCGACGAGAATCCGCGGCCGCGTCGGGAGCGATCGGCTCGCAGGTCACAGCGTCATATCGTCGTCGGCAAGCCGCATCCCACTAGCCGCGCCGAGGTGGTGCTTGAAGCCGTCCTCGCCGATCGGGCGTGGGCGGCCGGCCGGGCCTGGAATCACACCATCCGGCCGGGCCCGTTGGTTAACCCCGTCCGCGTCGACCTGCTGTGGAAAAGGGAGCGGTGCATCGTCGAAATCGACGGCGATGATCATCGGGCGGCAGGGAAATACGCCGAAGATCGTCACCGTGACGTGATGCTCCAACTCAACGGGTATGCCGTGCTCCGCTTCACCAACACGCAGGTGCTCGACGACATCGAGAACGTGCTCGCACTTCTTCAGCAGTTTCTCGCCAACCGTAGGCGGGCCGGGAAAGGAAACTGA